The genomic DNA CGAGGTCGAAGGACTTGAGGACCAGCGCCGACAGCAGGACGAACACGGAGAAGAACACCGGCCTGAGCATCGGGGTGATGATGTCGGTGTAGACGCGCCAGGTGGGGATGCCGTCCACCCGCGTCGCCTTCCAGATGTTGGGATCGATGCCGCGCAGGCCGGCGAGGAAGAGCGCCATGCACAGCCCGACCTGCTGCCAGACCCCCGCGATGGCCAGCGTGTAGATGGCCCGGTCCGGCCGGACGATCCAGTTGAAGACGAACTCCGTCCAGCCCAGATCCCGCACCGCGTCCTGGATGCCGAGCGTCGGGTTGAGCAGCCACTGCCAGATGGTGCCGGTGACGATGAAGGACATCGACAGCGGCAGCATGAACACGGTGCGGAAGAAGCTCTCCCCGCGGGTCGCCCGGTCGAGCAGGAGGGCGAGCGCATAGCCGATCAGCGTGCAGCCCAGGATGAACAGCGTGCCATGGATGGCCAGGTTCTCCATGGACGTCCACCAACGCTCATTGGTGAACAGACGCTTGTACTGGTCCAACCCGACGAATTTGTAGACAGGCAGCAGCCGCGAACGCGTCATGGAGATGACGACCGTCCAGCCGACGAAGGCGT from Archangium lipolyticum includes the following:
- a CDS encoding carbohydrate ABC transporter permease, whose amino-acid sequence is MMNAQQPPSAVTLPRAVAPPAGKRRWLSASTAAKIALAPAAIITVVCFYAFVGWTVVISMTRSRLLPVYKFVGLDQYKRLFTNERWWTSMENLAIHGTLFILGCTLIGYALALLLDRATRGESFFRTVFMLPLSMSFIVTGTIWQWLLNPTLGIQDAVRDLGWTEFVFNWIVRPDRAIYTLAIAGVWQQVGLCMALFLAGLRGIDPNIWKATRVDGIPTWRVYTDIITPMLRPVFFSVFVLLSALVLKSFDLVVALTGGGPGFSSDLPARFVVDHILNRQELGLGAAGAFMMLCTIAAVIAPYLYAELRAPRKEA